The following are encoded together in the Cicer arietinum cultivar CDC Frontier isolate Library 1 chromosome 2, Cicar.CDCFrontier_v2.0, whole genome shotgun sequence genome:
- the LOC101494987 gene encoding uncharacterized protein, with protein sequence MKISTTTTVRLHLYRDGFQPDYWIWTEHGEVKPMVETRGGSTSSRIVHHDDQLNAMDEMVFDAFRPYQDVLDVNTNMGNETFAEDEVSNEDAKRFYDKLISTNKPIYEGATQSMLSICVQLLAIRSNWHVPQKGIDFVTKMLKSVCPVPTCLPDNYYQATQLVSKLGLKVEKIDCCKKGCMLYYKDDNKLSECKICYSPRFIPRRTGMGKYKDVPAKRMFYFPIIPRLQRLYASTESAAEMRWHHENKKSSNVLRHPSDGKAWKHFDNVYPDFASDPRNVRLGLCSDGFTPYIQASASPYSCWPVILTPYNLPPEMCMTKPYLFLTCLIPGPSNPKQNIDVYLQPLIDDLQRLWSNGILTYDISTKQNFIMKACLMWTINDFPAYGMLSGWGTQGKLACPHCMEDTKAFTLKYGGKNSWFDCHRRFLPANHSFRRSKRSFTKNRDEKDGEPYIYTGQEILEVVSNFPKVTEIGLKKKLNGYGVGHNWKKRSIFWDLPYWKDNLLRHNLDVMHIEKNVFDNIFNTVMNIKGKTKDNEKARKDLSLLCFRGDLEMQVLSSGKMGKPKANYTLTSSDAKLVCKWLKDLRMPYGYASNLARCADVENGTIHGMKSHGCHVFMECLLPIAFHSLPEFVWKPLMELSRFFKDLCCNTLRLDDLVKLNDNIPIIICKLEMIFPSGFFDSMEHLPIHLAYEVMLGGPVHYRWMYPFERCMGVSKRAVTNKARVEGSICADYIQRETTYFCSHYFKSFNLLPTTNLSNNRHLECDDLQPSLSILLKRGRLSGKSGTHYLTDNEWKSAQVHVLINCDEIKPYLEGLTEGGEDDYYGTITYIIELDYFGLKDKVALFYCEWFDPTKNRGTKIHPQYQIVDIKMDKRYRLYDPFILVQKARQVYYVPYPKMRRDKRGWCVAITTKPRGHVEIDNTNDEMPYQSDGMSHVLPIAEIEPISCLRDNSQMTNKGGGDKGKAHPTRGKPKML encoded by the exons ATGAAGATATCTACAACAACTACTGTTAGACTTCACTTGTACCGGGATGGATTTCAACCAGATTATTGGATTTGGACTGAACACGGAGAAGTGAAGCCAATGGTTGAAACAAGGGGTGGTTCGACTAGTAGTAGGATTGTGCATCACGACGACCAATTGAATGCAATGGATGAAATGGTGTTTGATGCTTTTAGGCCTTATCAAGATGTCCTTGATGTGAACACTAACATGGGAAATGAGACATTTGCTGAGGATGAGGTGTCTAACGAAGATGCAAAACGGTTTTATGACAAGTTGATATCCACCAACAAGCCCATCTACGAGGGGGCTACCCAATCAATGTTATCAATTTGTGTTCAACTTCTGGCAATTAGGTCTAATTGGCATGTTCCACAAAAAGGTATAGATTTTGTTACAAAAATGCTTAAAAGTGTATGTCCAGTGCCAACATGCTTGCCCGATAACTATTACCAAGCAACACAATTGGTTTCAAAGTTAGGgttgaaggttgagaagattgaCTGTTGTAAGAAAGGATGTATGTTATATTACAAGGATGATAACAAGTTATCTGAGTGCAAAATTTGTTATTCTCCTAGGTTCATTCCACGTAGGACTGGTATGGGAAAATACAAAGATGTTCCAGCAAAAAGAATGTTTTATTTCCCTATCATTCCTAGATTACAAAGATTGTATGCATCAACAGAGTCTGCAGCTGAAATGAGATGGCATCACGAGAATAAAAAGAGTTCAAATGTCCTTCGCCATCCGTCTGATGGAAAAGCGTGGAAACATTTTGACAATGTATATCCTGACTTTGCTAGTGACCCCAGAAATGTAAGGTTGGGTTTATGTTCAGATGGATTTACTCCTTATATTCAAGCGTCTGCTTCTCCATACTCCTGTTGGCCAGTTATACTCACTCCATACAATCTTCCCCCTGAAATGTGCATGACCAAACCATACTTATTTTTGACTTGTCTCATACCTGGACCTTCTAATCCCAAACAAAATATAGATGTCTACTTGCAACCATTGATTGATGATTTGCAACGATTGTGGTCCAACGGCATTTTGACCTATGATATATCCACAAAACAAAACTTCATCATGAAAGCATGCTTGATGTGGACAATTAACGATTTTCCCGCATATGGTATGTTATCTGGATGGGGAACACAAGGTAAGTTGGCATGTCCTCATTGTATGGAAGACACAAAAGCTTTCACTTTGAAATATGGCGGTAAGAATTCTTGGTTTGATTGTCATCGTCGATTCTTGCCAGCTAATCACTCTTTCAGAAGAAgtaaaagaagttttacaaaaaatagGGATGAGAAAGACGGTGAACCTTACATTTACACAGGGCAAGAGATCTTGGAGGTGGTGAGTAATTTTCCAAAAGTGACTGAAATTGgtttgaaaaagaaattgaacGGGTATGGAGTGGGTCATAATTGGAAAAAACGaagtattttttgggatcttcCATATTGGAAGGATAACTTGTTAAGGCACAATCTCGATGTGATGCACATAGAGAAAAATGTCTTCGATAATATATTTAACACTGTTATGAATATTAAAGGTAAAACAAAGGATAATGAAAAGGCGAGAAAAGACTTGTCTTTATTATGCTTTCGCGGGGACTTGGAGATGCAAGTCTTATCTAGCGGAAAGATGGGTAAACCAAAGGCAAATTACACTTTGACATCATCAGATGCCAAGTTGGTTTGTAAATGGCTTAAGGATTTGAGAATGCCTTATGGCTATGCTTCAAACCTTGCTAGGTGTGCCGATGTTGAGAATGGTACGATACATGGAATGAAGAGTCATGGCTGTCATGTTTTCATGGAATGTTTACTCCCAATTGCATTTCATTCCTTGCCAGAATTTGTTTGGAAACCATTAATGGAGCTAAGTCGATTCTTCAAGGATCTTTGTTGCAATACATTGAGGTTGGACGACTTAGTTAAGTTGAATGATAACATTCCAATTATCATATGCAAGTTAGAAATGATTTTTCCATCAGGTTTCTTCGACTCAATGGAGCATCTTCCAATACATCTTGCCTATGAAGTAATGTTAGGTGGTCCAGTACATTACCggtggatgtatccatttgaaag ATGTATGGGAGTCTCAAAGCGGGCAGTGACAAACAAGGCTAGGGTTGAAGGCTCCATATGCGCTGACTATATACAACGCGAGACAACTtatttttgttctcattatttcaagtCATTCAATTTGTTGCCGACCACAAATTTAAGTAATAATCGTCATTTAGAATGTGATGATCTCCAACCTTCACTATCCATCTTGCTGAAACGAGGTCGTCTTAGTGGGAAGTCTGGAACACATTATCTAACAGATAACGAATGGAAATCTGCTCAAGTACATGTGTTGATTAATTGTGATGAAATTAAACCATATCTCGA GGGTCTTACTGAAGGAGGAGAAGATGATTACTATGGCACGATCACCTATATCATAGAACTAGATTACTTTGGTCTGAAGGACAAGGTTGcattattttattgtgaatGGTTTGACCCAACAAAAAATAGGGGTACAAAGATTCATCCACAATATCAAATTGTTGATATTAAGATGGATAAACGTTATCGTCTGTATGATCCTTTCATCCTGGTGCAAAAAGcaagacaagtgtattatgtcCCTTATCCAAAAATGCGTAGAGATAAGCGTGGATGGTGTGTGGCAATTACCACAAAACCAAGGGGTCACGTGGAGATTGACAACACAAATGATGAAATGCCTTATCAGTCTGATGGGATGTCACATGTTCTACCAATTGCAGAAATAGAACCAATATCTTGTTTACGTGACAACTCACAA ATGACTAACAAAGGTGGCGGTGATAAAGGAAAGGCCCATCCTACTAGGGGTAAACCAAAGATGTTGTGA
- the LOC101494667 gene encoding uncharacterized protein has product MPTPGLSIHTMGASSQHSPHEALVENNVEQTSDGHEDRVEIGDHKQDDEDVGQGSVPPIVPVRDDNGKFIIRPYGKGLIPSNAVADAIRYAIQKQFREPIYGWSATTDIIRQDWFEKFALSL; this is encoded by the exons ATGCCGACTCCAGGTTTAAGTATTCATACCATGGGTGCCTCTTCACAACATTCCCCACATGAGGCTTTGGTAGAGAATAATGTGGAACAAACTTCCGATGGTCATGAGGATAGGGTGGAAATTGGGGACCACAAGCAAGATGATGAGGATGTGGGTCAAGGGAGTGTTCCTCCTATCGTGCCTGTGAGAGATGATAATGGAAAATTCATTATACGACCTTATGGTAAAGG ACTCATTCCTAGCAACGCAGTTGCAGATGCCATTCGGTATGCCATACAAAAACAATTTCGTGAGCCTATCTATGGTTGGAGTGCAACCACTGACATAATTAGACAAGATTGGTTTGAAAAGTTTGCGCTAAGcctttga